The Rhizobium sp. BT03 genome has a window encoding:
- a CDS encoding flagellin yields the protein MTSILTNNAAMAALQTLRGVNDSLKDTQGRVSSGYRVEKAADNAAYWSIATTMRSDNKALSAVSDALGLGAAKVDTAYSAMDSALDVVSDIKAKIVAATEKGVDKTKIQQELDQLQEQLLSIAQSASFSGENWVAGADGTKSVVSSFVRDGSNAVSVKMTDYVLDSGSLGNVLFGMTSTGAIETSSGIIGTAFNGTYGGTFIVMASIYDLDITGFTQGQLDAALTGVELVLGAMTAAGSALGSISTRIQLQENFVNGLHDSIDSGVGRLVDADMEEESSKLSALQTQQQLAVQSLSIANSSAQNILTLFRS from the coding sequence ATGACAAGCATCCTTACCAACAATGCTGCCATGGCAGCGCTGCAGACTTTGCGCGGCGTAAACGACAGCCTCAAGGACACCCAGGGTCGCGTCTCCTCGGGTTATCGTGTCGAAAAGGCGGCCGACAATGCCGCCTACTGGTCGATTGCTACGACCATGCGTTCTGACAACAAGGCGCTTTCGGCCGTCTCCGATGCGTTGGGCCTCGGCGCGGCCAAGGTCGATACCGCCTATTCGGCCATGGACAGCGCGCTCGACGTCGTCAGCGACATCAAGGCCAAGATCGTCGCCGCCACGGAAAAAGGCGTCGACAAGACCAAGATCCAGCAGGAGCTGGACCAGCTGCAGGAGCAGCTGCTCAGCATTGCCCAATCGGCGTCTTTCTCCGGTGAAAACTGGGTCGCCGGCGCTGATGGCACGAAGAGCGTGGTTTCCTCCTTCGTCCGCGACGGCAGCAACGCCGTTTCGGTGAAAATGACGGACTACGTGCTCGATTCGGGCTCGCTCGGAAACGTGCTCTTCGGCATGACGAGCACCGGTGCGATCGAGACGAGCAGCGGTATCATCGGCACGGCCTTCAATGGAACCTATGGCGGCACCTTCATCGTCATGGCGTCGATCTATGATCTCGATATTACCGGTTTCACTCAGGGCCAGCTCGACGCAGCCTTAACCGGCGTCGAATTGGTCCTCGGCGCCATGACTGCCGCGGGTTCGGCGCTCGGCTCGATCTCGACCCGGATCCAGCTGCAGGAAAATTTCGTCAACGGGCTTCACGATTCGATCGACTCCGGCGTCGGCCGCCTGGTCGATGCCGATATGGAAGAGGAATCGAGCAAGCTCTCGGCCTTGCAGACGCAGCAGCAGCTCGCCGTCCAGTCGCTATCGATTGCCAACAGCTCGGCGCAGAACATCCTCACCCTGTTCCGCAGCTAA
- a CDS encoding DUF1013 domain-containing protein: protein MAQTLLMPKATAIWLVDNTALSFDQIAQFCKLHPLEVKAIADGEAAQGIKGLDPISTGQLSRDEIARAEANPNHKLKLSEPKVRVPESKRRGPRYTPVSKRQDRPNAILWLVRNHPELKDAQISRLVGTTKSTIEQIRERTHWNSANLAPMDPVTLGLCSQIDLDMEVEKASKGRPLPTAAELGATLQSAQETERLSPSYEREEEKEKEIDADAVFRKLSSLRSAPKDEDDDDQY from the coding sequence ATGGCTCAAACACTGCTCATGCCGAAGGCGACCGCCATCTGGCTCGTCGACAACACGGCACTGTCTTTCGATCAGATCGCGCAGTTCTGCAAACTGCATCCGCTCGAGGTCAAGGCGATCGCCGACGGTGAAGCGGCGCAGGGCATCAAGGGCCTCGATCCGATCTCAACCGGACAGCTCTCCCGCGACGAGATCGCCCGCGCCGAAGCCAATCCGAACCACAAGCTGAAGCTTTCCGAGCCGAAGGTGCGGGTGCCGGAATCCAAGCGCCGCGGCCCGCGTTATACGCCGGTTTCCAAGCGTCAGGACCGCCCGAACGCCATTCTCTGGCTCGTTCGCAACCATCCGGAGCTGAAGGACGCACAGATTTCCCGCCTCGTCGGCACGACGAAATCCACCATCGAGCAGATCCGCGAGCGCACCCACTGGAACTCCGCCAACCTGGCGCCGATGGATCCGGTAACGCTCGGCCTCTGCAGCCAGATCGATCTCGACATGGAAGTGGAAAAGGCTTCGAAGGGCCGTCCGCTGCCGACTGCCGCCGAGCTTGGCGCGACGCTACAATCGGCGCAGGAAACCGAGCGCCTGAGCCCGAGCTACGAGCGCGAGGAAGAAAAAGAAAAGGAAATCGACGCCGACGCCGTCTTCCGCAAGCTGAGTTCGCTGCGCTCGGCGCCGAAGGACGAGGACGACGACGATCAGTACTGA
- the acs gene encoding acetate--CoA ligase produces the protein MSEKIYPVTKPVKARALIDKEKYLKWYEESVENPDKFWGKHGKRIDWFKPYTKVKNTSFTGRVSIKWFEDGQTNVSYNCIDRHLKTNGDQVAIIWEGDNPYIDKKVTYNELYEHVCRMANVLKKHGVKKGDRVTIYMPMIPEAAYAMLACARIGAVHSVVFGGFSPEALAGRIVDCESTFVITCDEGLRGGKPVPLKDNTDTAIHIAARQHVHVSKVLVVRRTGGKTGWAPGRDLWHHQEIATVKPECPPVKMKAEDPLFILYTSGSTGKPKGVLHTTGGYLVYAAMTHEYVFDYHDGDVYWCTADVGWVTGHSYIVYGPLANCATTLMFEGVPNFPDQGRFWEVIDKHKVNIFYTAPTAIRSLMGAGDEFVTRSSRSSLRLLGTVGEPINPEAWEWYYNVVGDKRCPVIDTWWQTETGGHMITPLPGATDLKPGSATVPFFGIKPQLVDNEGKVLEGAADGNLCITDSWPGQMRTVYGDHERFIQTYFSTYKGKYFTGDGCRRDEDGYYWITGRVDDVLNVSGHRLGTAEVESALVSHNLVSEAAVVGYPHPIKGQGIYCYVTLMAGHEGTDTLRQELVKHVRAEIGPIAAPDKIQFAPGLPKTRSGKIMRRILRKIAEDDFGALGDTSTLADPAVVDDLIANRQNKATA, from the coding sequence ATGTCGGAGAAGATCTATCCGGTCACGAAACCGGTGAAGGCGCGCGCCCTGATCGATAAGGAAAAGTACCTGAAATGGTATGAGGAAAGCGTCGAGAACCCGGACAAGTTCTGGGGCAAGCACGGCAAGCGGATCGACTGGTTCAAGCCCTATACCAAGGTCAAGAATACGTCCTTTACCGGCAGGGTCTCGATCAAGTGGTTCGAGGACGGGCAGACCAACGTTTCCTACAACTGTATCGACCGCCATCTGAAGACGAACGGCGACCAGGTAGCGATCATCTGGGAGGGCGACAATCCCTATATCGACAAGAAGGTCACCTATAACGAGCTCTACGAACATGTCTGCCGGATGGCGAACGTGTTGAAGAAGCATGGCGTCAAGAAGGGCGATCGCGTTACCATCTATATGCCGATGATCCCGGAAGCGGCTTACGCGATGCTCGCCTGCGCCCGCATCGGCGCGGTGCATTCGGTGGTCTTCGGCGGCTTCTCGCCGGAGGCGCTCGCCGGGCGTATCGTCGACTGCGAATCCACCTTCGTCATCACCTGCGACGAAGGCCTGCGCGGCGGCAAGCCGGTGCCGCTGAAGGACAATACCGATACGGCGATCCACATCGCCGCCCGCCAGCACGTGCATGTCAGCAAGGTGCTGGTGGTGCGCCGCACCGGCGGCAAGACCGGCTGGGCGCCGGGCCGCGATCTCTGGCATCACCAGGAGATCGCCACGGTGAAGCCGGAATGCCCGCCGGTGAAGATGAAGGCGGAAGATCCGCTATTCATTCTCTATACGTCAGGTTCAACAGGCAAGCCGAAGGGCGTGCTGCACACGACCGGCGGTTATCTCGTCTATGCGGCGATGACGCATGAATATGTCTTCGATTATCATGACGGCGACGTCTACTGGTGCACGGCCGATGTCGGCTGGGTCACCGGCCACTCCTATATCGTCTATGGGCCCCTCGCCAACTGCGCGACGACGCTGATGTTCGAGGGCGTGCCGAATTTCCCCGACCAGGGCCGTTTCTGGGAAGTCATCGACAAGCACAAGGTCAATATCTTCTATACCGCACCGACGGCGATCCGCTCGCTGATGGGCGCCGGCGACGAATTCGTCACGCGCTCGTCGCGCTCGTCGCTGCGCCTGCTCGGCACGGTCGGCGAGCCGATCAACCCGGAAGCCTGGGAGTGGTATTACAACGTCGTCGGCGACAAGCGTTGCCCTGTGATCGACACCTGGTGGCAGACGGAGACCGGCGGTCACATGATCACGCCGCTGCCCGGCGCCACCGATCTGAAACCCGGCTCGGCGACGGTGCCGTTCTTCGGCATCAAGCCGCAGCTGGTCGATAATGAAGGCAAGGTGCTGGAAGGGGCCGCCGACGGCAATCTCTGCATCACCGACAGCTGGCCGGGCCAGATGCGCACCGTCTATGGCGATCACGAGCGCTTCATCCAGACCTACTTCTCCACCTATAAGGGCAAGTATTTCACCGGCGACGGCTGCCGGCGCGATGAAGACGGCTATTACTGGATCACCGGCCGTGTCGACGACGTGCTCAACGTCTCCGGCCACCGGCTCGGCACCGCGGAGGTCGAATCCGCGCTCGTCTCGCATAATCTGGTGTCGGAAGCCGCAGTCGTCGGTTATCCGCATCCGATCAAGGGCCAGGGCATCTATTGCTACGTGACGCTGATGGCCGGCCATGAAGGAACGGACACGCTTCGCCAGGAACTGGTGAAACACGTGCGCGCCGAAATCGGCCCGATCGCCGCGCCCGACAAGATCCAGTTCGCGCCCGGCCTGCCGAAGACCCGCTCCGGCAAGATCATGCGCCGTATCCTGCGCAAGATCGCCGAGGACGATTTCGGCGCTCTCGGCGATACCTCGACACTTGCCGATCCCGCCGTCGTCGACGATCTGATCGCCAACCGGCAAAACAAGGCGACAGCTTAA
- a CDS encoding DUF1674 domain-containing protein, whose amino-acid sequence MQDADNDNSETPTAEGLEPPRKMLSPAAKRALAEAEERRKNQKPLELPPETGGRGGAEPARFGDYEINGRAIDF is encoded by the coding sequence ATGCAGGACGCCGATAACGACAATAGCGAAACGCCGACGGCCGAGGGATTGGAGCCGCCGCGCAAGATGCTGTCCCCGGCTGCCAAACGCGCGCTTGCCGAAGCCGAGGAGCGGCGAAAAAACCAGAAGCCGCTGGAGCTGCCGCCGGAAACCGGCGGCCGCGGCGGCGCCGAGCCAGCCCGCTTCGGCGATTACGAGATCAATGGGCGGGCGATCGATTTTTGA
- the htpX gene encoding zinc metalloprotease HtpX: MNLVRTAMLLAFMTALFMFVGFLIGGRAGMMIAFVIAAGMNFFSYWNSDRMVLSAYRAQQVDERNAPEFFAIVRDLARNAGLPMPKVYLYDSPQPNAFATGRNPENAAIAASTGLLQALSPEEVAGVMAHELAHIQNRDTLTMTITATLAGAISMLGNFAFFFGGNRENNNNPLGFVGVLVAMIVAPLAAMLVQMAISRTREYSADRRGAEICGNPLWLASALGKIARGAAHVPNQDAERNPATAHMFIINPLSGERMDNLFSTHPNTENRIAALQDMAQGGMNVSTPPVRAANPSRKSRSVPDTGLGRGGSQPPKGPWS; the protein is encoded by the coding sequence ATGAACCTCGTCCGCACTGCCATGTTGCTTGCCTTCATGACGGCGCTTTTCATGTTTGTCGGCTTTCTGATCGGCGGTCGCGCCGGCATGATGATCGCCTTCGTCATCGCCGCCGGCATGAATTTCTTCTCCTATTGGAATTCCGACCGCATGGTGCTTTCGGCCTATCGCGCCCAGCAGGTCGATGAGCGCAATGCGCCGGAGTTCTTTGCGATCGTGCGCGATCTCGCCCGCAATGCCGGCCTGCCGATGCCGAAGGTCTATCTCTACGACAGCCCGCAGCCGAATGCCTTCGCCACCGGCCGCAACCCTGAAAATGCAGCCATCGCCGCTTCCACCGGCTTGCTCCAGGCATTGTCTCCGGAGGAGGTTGCCGGCGTGATGGCGCATGAGCTCGCCCATATTCAGAACCGCGACACGCTGACGATGACGATCACGGCAACGCTTGCCGGGGCGATCTCGATGCTCGGCAACTTCGCCTTCTTCTTCGGCGGCAACCGTGAAAACAACAACAATCCCCTCGGCTTCGTCGGCGTCCTCGTCGCGATGATCGTGGCGCCGCTTGCCGCCATGCTCGTGCAGATGGCGATCAGCCGGACGCGCGAATATTCGGCCGACCGCCGCGGCGCCGAGATCTGCGGCAATCCGCTCTGGCTGGCTTCCGCGCTCGGCAAGATCGCGCGGGGTGCTGCCCATGTGCCGAACCAGGATGCCGAGCGCAACCCGGCAACCGCGCATATGTTCATCATCAATCCGCTCTCCGGCGAGCGCATGGACAATCTGTTTTCCACGCATCCGAACACCGAAAACCGCATCGCTGCGCTGCAGGACATGGCGCAGGGCGGCATGAACGTCTCGACGCCGCCGGTTCGGGCTGCTAATCCGTCGCGCAAATCGCGCTCTGTTCCGGATACGGGTCTTGGTCGCGGTGGTTCGCAACCGCCAAAAGGTCCATGGTCTTGA
- a CDS encoding RsmB/NOP family class I SAM-dependent RNA methyltransferase has product MVLNSDGTKKPFRKHRPSIERSAPLKPGMQARAAAAKILAAVVDRKLPLDGALDHEHGNPAYRALGESDRALVRAILNTTLRHLPRIDAAIASLLESPLPEGARALHHVLAIGAAQILYLDVPDHSAVDLAVEQANQDPRNRRFAKLVNAVLRRLGREKDEVLAEIGKVAPMPAWFIARLEKAYGREAALAISESQLQPAAIDLTVKSDAEGWAKRLNGIVLPTGGVRLAAFDGGIPSLEGFDEGAWWVQDAAASIPAKLFGDLSGKRAADLCAAPGGKTAQLILAGGAVTALDQSQSRLRRLRSNLDRLDLEAETIAADLTTFEPAERFDAILLDAPCSSTGTTRRHPDVLWTKGSEDIGRLAALQERLLRHALTLLKPDGTLVFSNCSLDPAEGEEVVARVLADTDGIERVRIDAGDWPGLEAAITPLGEFRTLPTMLKMPDGIASGLDGFYAAVLRRVA; this is encoded by the coding sequence ATGGTCTTGAATTCAGACGGCACGAAGAAACCATTCCGCAAACATAGGCCCTCCATCGAGCGATCCGCGCCTCTAAAGCCGGGCATGCAGGCCCGGGCGGCTGCGGCAAAAATCCTTGCTGCCGTCGTCGATCGCAAACTGCCGCTCGATGGCGCCCTCGATCACGAACACGGCAATCCGGCCTACCGGGCGCTTGGCGAAAGCGACCGGGCGCTCGTCCGCGCCATCCTGAACACGACGCTGCGCCATCTGCCGCGTATCGATGCCGCCATCGCCTCGCTGCTGGAATCGCCGCTGCCGGAAGGGGCACGGGCGCTGCACCATGTGCTGGCAATCGGGGCGGCGCAGATCCTCTATCTCGACGTGCCGGATCATTCGGCCGTCGATCTTGCCGTCGAGCAGGCCAATCAGGATCCGCGCAACCGGCGTTTCGCCAAGCTGGTCAACGCCGTTCTTCGCCGGCTCGGCCGCGAGAAGGATGAGGTGCTCGCCGAGATCGGCAAGGTCGCGCCGATGCCGGCCTGGTTCATCGCCAGGCTTGAGAAAGCCTATGGCCGGGAGGCGGCGCTGGCGATTTCGGAATCCCAGCTCCAACCGGCCGCAATCGATCTGACCGTCAAGTCGGACGCCGAAGGCTGGGCAAAGCGGCTGAACGGCATTGTCCTTCCCACAGGCGGCGTGCGGCTCGCCGCCTTCGATGGCGGCATTCCGTCGCTCGAAGGTTTCGACGAGGGCGCGTGGTGGGTGCAGGATGCGGCTGCGAGTATCCCGGCCAAGCTTTTCGGCGATCTCTCGGGCAAGCGCGCTGCCGATCTCTGCGCCGCACCGGGCGGCAAGACGGCACAGCTCATTCTTGCCGGCGGCGCGGTCACCGCACTCGACCAGTCGCAAAGCCGGCTCAGACGGCTGCGGTCGAATCTCGACCGGCTCGATCTTGAGGCTGAAACGATCGCGGCGGATCTGACGACATTCGAGCCGGCCGAGCGTTTCGATGCGATCCTGCTCGATGCCCCCTGCTCTTCCACCGGTACGACACGTCGGCACCCCGACGTGTTGTGGACCAAGGGGTCGGAGGATATCGGCAGGCTGGCGGCGCTGCAGGAGCGGCTGCTGCGTCATGCGCTGACATTGCTGAAGCCTGATGGAACGCTGGTTTTTTCGAATTGTTCGCTGGATCCCGCCGAAGGCGAAGAGGTCGTCGCCCGCGTTCTTGCCGATACGGATGGGATCGAGCGCGTTCGGATCGATGCCGGCGACTGGCCTGGCCTGGAAGCGGCCATCACGCCGCTCGGCGAATTCCGCACGCTTCCCACCATGCTGAAAATGCCCGATGGCATCGCCTCCGGCCTCGACGGCTTTTATGCCGCCGTGCTGCGGCGCGTGGCCTGA
- a CDS encoding heparinase II/III family protein → MQSGRRFASMYVREAWRRALRRVALLRLKLFRHSINVPERLIVAPTDLRSIDSHVADEILNGRFLLAGRMLETSGKSPFTFTLPSRPFAIRLHSFGWLRHMRANKTERGSAAARAIVDSWLSVHAGRMEGIAWEVDVTAQRVIAWLSHSPVVLQNADRGFYRRFMKSLAFQVRFLHRMAPYTLGGLELFRLRIALAMASVAMPVRASTLRRAAQALDREFDSQILPDGGHVSRNPRVGLELLLDLLPLRQTYVNLGHDLPQKLISGIDRIYPALRFFRHQDGDLALFNGATSTLANELISVLRYDETAGQPFKALPQSRYQRLSGGRTVIIADAGTPPSGGGLRTVHAGSLSFEMSSGRHRFIVNSGSPKFAGHRYVQMARTTAAHSTVILNDTSSSRFSPSPFLNHAITEPVRTVTVERAETEDGRDGIKLSHDGYLRAFGVLHERELTLNAAGSIVTGHDRLVIREGYGHDEPLKAVARFHIHPSIVLHQSDGESVLLTAPDGESWLFSAPGNEVLITEDIFFADSSGICGSDQIEIDFDLAEKTEIRWFLSRKG, encoded by the coding sequence ATGCAGTCCGGTCGGCGTTTTGCGAGCATGTATGTTCGGGAGGCTTGGCGGCGCGCCTTGCGCCGCGTCGCGTTGCTGCGCCTAAAACTCTTCCGCCATTCGATCAACGTGCCCGAGCGGCTGATCGTCGCGCCGACCGATCTCCGCAGCATCGATTCGCATGTGGCCGACGAGATCCTCAACGGACGGTTTCTCCTGGCCGGCCGCATGCTGGAAACGAGCGGAAAGTCACCCTTCACCTTCACTCTGCCGTCGCGCCCCTTCGCCATCCGCCTTCACAGCTTCGGCTGGCTGCGGCATATGCGGGCGAACAAGACCGAGCGCGGTTCGGCCGCCGCCCGCGCGATCGTCGACAGCTGGCTTTCCGTCCATGCCGGCCGCATGGAAGGGATTGCCTGGGAGGTCGACGTCACCGCCCAGCGTGTCATTGCCTGGCTCTCGCATTCGCCGGTGGTGCTGCAGAATGCCGACCGTGGCTTCTATCGCCGCTTCATGAAGTCGCTGGCGTTCCAGGTGAGGTTCCTGCACCGCATGGCGCCCTATACGCTTGGCGGTCTGGAGCTGTTTCGGCTGCGTATCGCGCTCGCCATGGCCTCCGTCGCCATGCCTGTCCGTGCATCGACGCTCAGAAGGGCGGCGCAAGCGCTCGACCGGGAATTCGATAGCCAGATTCTGCCAGATGGCGGCCATGTCTCGCGCAATCCGCGCGTCGGACTGGAATTGCTGCTCGATCTGCTGCCGCTGCGGCAGACCTATGTCAATCTCGGCCATGACCTGCCGCAGAAGCTGATCTCCGGCATCGACCGCATATATCCGGCATTGCGGTTCTTTCGCCATCAGGACGGGGATCTGGCGCTGTTCAACGGGGCGACCTCGACGCTGGCAAACGAGCTGATCTCCGTGCTCAGATATGACGAGACCGCCGGCCAGCCGTTCAAGGCCTTGCCGCAGTCGCGCTATCAGCGGCTTTCCGGAGGAAGGACCGTCATCATCGCCGATGCCGGCACGCCGCCTTCGGGAGGCGGGCTGCGGACCGTGCATGCCGGCAGCCTCTCCTTCGAAATGTCGTCCGGCCGCCACCGCTTCATCGTCAACTCCGGCTCGCCGAAATTTGCCGGACACCGCTATGTCCAGATGGCGCGCACGACGGCGGCGCATTCGACGGTTATTTTGAACGACACTTCGTCCAGCCGCTTTTCGCCCTCGCCCTTCCTCAATCACGCGATCACCGAACCTGTCAGGACCGTCACCGTCGAGCGTGCCGAAACGGAAGACGGACGCGACGGCATCAAGCTCAGCCATGACGGTTATCTCAGGGCGTTCGGGGTGCTGCACGAACGAGAGCTGACACTCAACGCCGCAGGCTCGATCGTGACCGGCCACGACCGGCTCGTCATCCGGGAAGGATATGGGCATGACGAGCCGCTGAAGGCCGTCGCCCGGTTTCATATCCATCCTTCCATCGTCCTGCATCAAAGCGACGGGGAGTCCGTGCTGCTGACGGCGCCGGACGGCGAAAGCTGGCTGTTTTCCGCGCCCGGCAATGAAGTGCTGATCACCGAGGACATCTTCTTTGCCGACAGCTCCGGCATTTGCGGATCGGACCAGATCGAAATCGACTTCGATCTTGCCGAGAAGACGGAAATCCGTTGGTTTTTGTCCCGCAAGGGATAG
- the purH gene encoding bifunctional phosphoribosylaminoimidazolecarboxamide formyltransferase/IMP cyclohydrolase — protein sequence MAVISKKIPAPDKVEIKTALLSVFDKTGIVELAQTLSERGVRLLSTGGTYKAIAAAGLAVTDVSEITGFPEIMDGRVKTLHPTVHGGLLAIRDDSEHREAMKQHGIEAIDLAVINLYPFEEVRAAGGDYPTTVENIDIGGPAMIRASAKNHAYVTILTDPDDYAEFTEQLSADEGKTAYAFRQRMAAKAYARTAAYDAVISNWFAEALSIDTPRHRVIGGALKEEMRYGENPHQKAAFYVTGEKRPGVSTATLLQGKQLSYNNINDTDAAYELVAEFLPEKAPACAIIKHANPCGVATGSSLVEAYQRALACDSVSAFGGIIALNRTLDAETAEEIVKLFTEVIIAPDVTEEAKAIVARKPNLRLLSAGGLPDPRAAGLTAKTVSGGLLVQSRDNGMVEDLELKVVTKRAPTAQELEDMKFAFKIGKHVKSNAVVYAKDGQTAGIGAGQMSRVDSARIAALKAEEAAKALGLATPMTHGSAVASEAFLPFADGLLSMIAAGATAVIQPGGSMRDQEVIDAADEHGIAMVFTGMRHFRH from the coding sequence ATGGCCGTCATTTCCAAGAAGATCCCCGCCCCCGACAAGGTCGAAATCAAGACCGCCCTCCTCTCCGTCTTCGACAAGACCGGGATCGTCGAGCTCGCCCAGACACTGTCTGAAAGAGGCGTGCGGTTGCTGTCGACCGGCGGTACTTATAAAGCCATCGCTGCTGCCGGCCTTGCCGTCACCGATGTCTCCGAGATCACCGGTTTTCCCGAGATCATGGACGGGCGGGTCAAGACGCTGCATCCGACGGTGCATGGCGGCCTGCTGGCGATCCGTGACGACAGCGAGCACCGGGAGGCGATGAAACAGCATGGCATCGAGGCCATCGACCTCGCCGTCATCAACCTCTATCCGTTCGAAGAAGTGCGCGCCGCCGGCGGCGATTATCCCACGACCGTCGAGAATATCGACATCGGCGGCCCGGCGATGATCCGCGCATCGGCCAAGAACCATGCCTATGTGACGATCCTGACCGATCCCGACGATTATGCCGAGTTCACGGAGCAGCTTTCCGCAGATGAGGGCAAGACGGCCTATGCCTTCCGCCAGCGCATGGCCGCCAAGGCCTATGCCCGCACCGCGGCCTATGACGCCGTGATTTCCAACTGGTTCGCCGAAGCGCTGTCGATCGACACGCCGCGCCACCGCGTTATCGGCGGTGCCTTGAAGGAAGAGATGCGTTACGGCGAAAACCCGCATCAGAAGGCCGCCTTCTATGTGACCGGCGAAAAGCGTCCGGGTGTTTCGACCGCAACTCTCCTGCAGGGCAAGCAGCTCTCCTATAACAACATCAACGATACCGATGCCGCCTACGAACTGGTGGCCGAGTTCCTGCCCGAGAAGGCGCCGGCCTGCGCCATCATCAAGCATGCCAATCCCTGTGGCGTCGCCACCGGGTCGAGCCTGGTCGAGGCCTATCAGCGGGCGCTCGCCTGCGATAGCGTTTCCGCCTTCGGCGGCATCATCGCACTCAACCGGACGCTGGATGCCGAAACGGCCGAGGAGATCGTCAAGCTCTTCACCGAAGTGATCATCGCCCCCGATGTGACCGAGGAAGCGAAGGCGATCGTCGCCCGCAAGCCGAACCTGCGGCTGCTCTCTGCCGGCGGCCTGCCCGATCCGCGTGCCGCGGGGCTGACGGCGAAGACCGTTTCCGGCGGCCTGCTGGTCCAGAGCCGCGACAACGGCATGGTCGAGGATCTGGAGCTCAAGGTCGTCACCAAGCGTGCGCCGACGGCGCAGGAGCTCGAGGACATGAAGTTCGCCTTCAAGATCGGCAAACACGTGAAATCGAACGCGGTGGTCTATGCCAAGGACGGCCAGACGGCCGGCATCGGCGCCGGACAGATGAGCCGCGTCGATTCCGCCCGCATCGCGGCGCTGAAAGCCGAAGAGGCTGCCAAGGCGCTTGGCCTTGCGACCCCGATGACGCATGGTTCGGCGGTCGCCTCAGAAGCCTTCCTGCCGTTTGCCGACGGTCTTCTGTCGATGATCGCCGCAGGAGCGACGGCGGTGATCCAGCCGGGCGGCTCGATGCGCGACCAGGAGGTCATCGATGCCGCCGACGAACATGGCATCGCCATGGTCTTCACCGGCATGCGCCACTTCCGGCACTAG